A stretch of the Vitis vinifera cultivar Pinot Noir 40024 chromosome 16, ASM3070453v1 genome encodes the following:
- the LOC100244336 gene encoding F-box/kelch-repeat protein At5g60570: MVFRYSLEELKMKIEGTVYESPTMVGVRGCSIFQLPGSFDGDLGFMLKNCYLLAYILLARQNNNKVKDVGKGLLNKEMYIPSLDCIGLKKKKPMIRAWAGENHGGQASDDSFLPGLNDDTALDIFAWSSRSDYSKLACLNKKFKSLIGSGYLYKLRRRLGVIEHWVYLACILMPWEAFDPERQRWMRLPRMPCDECFTYADKESLAVGTELLVFGRELSGFAIWMYSLLTRDWSRCPLMNLPRCLFGSSSLGEIAIVAGGSDKNGHVLKSAELYNSELGTWQTLPDMNLPRKLCSGFFMDGKFYVIGGMSSHTDCLTCGEEYNIETRIWRRIENMYPGSNIGTQFPPAMRSPPLVAVVNNQLYSADQATNEVKKYDKSNNSWSVVKRLPVRADSSNGWGLAFKACGDSLLVIGGHRGPEGEVIVLHSWEPEDGNAGGPDWNVLSVRERAGAFVYNCAVMGC, encoded by the coding sequence ATGGTTTTCAGATACTCTCTGGAggagttgaagatgaaaattgaAGGGACAGTTTATGAATCACCGACCATGGTTGGTGTGCGGGGATGTTCCATTTTCCAGCTTCCCGGTTCCTTTGATGGAGACTTGGGCTTTATGCTGAAGAATTGTTATTTGTTAGCATATATTCTATTGGCTAGACAAAATAATAACAAGGTCAAAGATGTTGGAAAAGGCTTACTTAACAAGGAGATGTATATTCCTAGTTTGGACTGTATAGgactaaagaaaaagaaacctaTGATTAGGGCATGGGCAGGAGAGAATCATGGTGGTCAGGCATCAGATGATAGTTTCCTACCTGGTCTTAATGATGACACGGCATTAGATATTTTTGCTTGGAGCAGCAGATCAGATTACTCGAAACTTGCTTGTTTGAATAAGAAATTCAAGTCATTGATTGGCAGTGGATATTTGTATAAACTCAGACGCCGGCTTGGAGTCATTGAACACTGGGTTTATTTGGCCTGTATTTTAATGCCATGGGAAGCTTTTGATCCTGAAAGACAGAGATGGATGAGGCTACCTAGAATGCCATGTGATGAATGTTTTACTTATGCAGACAAGGAGTCTCTTGCCGTAGGCACTGAGTTGCTCGTTTTTGGTCGTGAACTGTCAGGATTTGCAATTTGGATGTATAGCTTGCTTACTCGTGATTGGTCAAGATGTCCTCTGATGAACTTACCTCGTTGTCTCTTTGGTTCTAGCAGCCTTGGGGAAATTGCAATTGTTGCTGGGGGAAGTGACAAGAATGGCCATGTTTTAAAATCTGCCGAGCTCTACAATTCTGAGCTGGGTACGTGGCAAACATTGCCAGATATGAACCTGCCACGTAAACTGTGTTCAGGATTCTTTATGGATGGGAAATTTTATGTAATAGGAGGCATGTCGAGCCACACAGATTGTTTAACTTGTGGAGAAGAGTACAATATTGAGACAAGGATATGGAGGAGGATAGAGAACATGTACCCTGGGTCCAATATAGGTACACAATTTCCTCCTGCCATGCGATCTCCTCCACTGGTTGCTGTTGTAAATAATCAGCTTTATTCTGCTGACCAAGCAACCAATGAGGTAAAGAAATATGACAAGTCCAATAATTCATGGAGTGTCGTGAAGAGGTTACCAGTTAGGGCTGATTCTTCTAACGGTTGGGGTTTAGCATTTAAAGCATGTGGTGACAGCTTACTCGTGATTGGAGGACATAGAGGGCCTGAAGGTGAAGTTATTGTGCTGCACTCTTGGGAACCAGAGGATGGAAATGCTGGAGGACCAGACTGGAACGTGCTTTCTGTCAGGGAGCGAGCAGGTGCTTTTGTGTACAACTGTGCAGTAATGGGCTGTTAA